One region of Stigmatella erecta genomic DNA includes:
- a CDS encoding PKD domain-containing protein, with the protein MGLLGMAEETPGVANRPPVFTAVPTASATDLDEQTSIRLSVEASDPDNDRLTYIWEWKDLTDMGQAMPGTFSDTGVPNPTWTAPDIHRWDREYMLSVTVSDGRGGIAKGAIYVIVFWRDGAPVVGELTGPTTLESGQQGLYTVEAEDPEQDVLWFTWGQLLPAAPLGHFAPLLGPEEEEHATMSWTAPTVSEETLFLLHVWVTDDSSPPEERTLTVRVTPPPVP; encoded by the coding sequence ATGGGACTGTTGGGAATGGCGGAGGAGACGCCCGGGGTGGCCAACCGGCCGCCCGTCTTCACCGCCGTCCCCACGGCCTCCGCCACGGACCTGGATGAGCAGACGTCCATCCGCCTGTCCGTCGAGGCCTCGGACCCCGACAATGACCGGCTCACCTATATCTGGGAGTGGAAGGACCTGACGGACATGGGCCAGGCCATGCCGGGCACCTTCAGTGACACCGGGGTGCCCAACCCCACCTGGACCGCCCCCGACATCCACCGGTGGGACCGGGAGTACATGCTCAGCGTGACCGTCTCGGACGGACGGGGCGGCATCGCCAAGGGGGCCATCTACGTCATCGTCTTCTGGCGGGATGGCGCCCCCGTCGTGGGCGAGCTCACCGGGCCCACCACGCTGGAGTCCGGACAGCAGGGGCTCTACACGGTGGAGGCGGAGGATCCGGAGCAGGACGTGCTCTGGTTCACCTGGGGCCAGCTCCTGCCGGCCGCGCCGCTGGGGCACTTCGCCCCCCTCCTGGGGCCCGAGGAGGAGGAGCACGCCACGATGTCCTGGACGGCGCCCACCGTGAGCGAGGAGACCCTGTTCCTGCTCCACGTCTGGGTGACGGACGATTCGAGCCCTCCCGAGGAGCGGACCCTCACCGTGCGCGTCACCCCGCCGCCCGTACCGTAG
- a CDS encoding 50S ribosomal protein L11 methyltransferase: MSQTYLSLTVELPEAQSESVQDVLHEAGATGLEVRDREAPPMPGVRGPNPGEAIVIAYFEDAEAAEAARAQVAEDFSEARLLLEEKPQQDWSNAWKALIKSVQVGRLWVGPPWEAASAPQDRTRIVIEPKMAFGTGDHPTTSLCLAAIDTYMATHPGASVLDVGTGTGVLAIAAKKLGAGRVVGTDNDPTSVELSLENAAVNATPDVELSGKGLEQVPGTFDLVVANILANTLIALAPLIAPKVKERLVLAGVLAHQKEEVEAAYRAQGLIAEPGAAQGEWVRLDFHR, encoded by the coding sequence ATGTCCCAGACCTATTTGTCCCTCACCGTGGAGTTGCCGGAGGCCCAGTCCGAGTCCGTCCAGGATGTGCTCCACGAGGCGGGTGCCACGGGCCTCGAGGTGCGAGACCGGGAGGCCCCTCCCATGCCCGGCGTGCGCGGCCCCAACCCCGGCGAGGCCATCGTCATCGCCTACTTCGAGGACGCGGAGGCCGCCGAGGCCGCCCGCGCCCAGGTGGCCGAGGACTTCTCCGAGGCCCGCCTCCTCCTGGAGGAGAAGCCCCAGCAGGACTGGAGCAACGCGTGGAAGGCGCTCATCAAGTCCGTGCAGGTGGGGCGCCTGTGGGTCGGGCCGCCCTGGGAGGCCGCCAGCGCGCCCCAGGACCGCACGCGCATCGTCATCGAGCCGAAGATGGCCTTCGGCACCGGAGACCACCCCACCACCTCCCTGTGCCTGGCCGCCATCGACACGTACATGGCCACGCACCCCGGCGCGAGCGTGCTGGACGTGGGCACGGGCACGGGCGTGCTGGCCATCGCGGCCAAGAAGCTGGGCGCCGGGCGCGTGGTGGGCACCGACAATGATCCCACCTCGGTGGAGCTCTCCCTGGAGAACGCCGCCGTCAACGCCACCCCGGACGTGGAGCTGTCCGGCAAGGGGCTGGAGCAGGTGCCGGGCACGTTCGATCTGGTGGTGGCCAACATCCTGGCCAACACGCTCATCGCCCTGGCCCCGCTCATCGCGCCCAAGGTGAAGGAGCGGCTGGTGCTGGCGGGCGTGCTCGCGCACCAGAAGGAGGAGGTGGAGGCGGCCTACCGCGCCCAGGGGCTCATCGCGGAGCCCGGCGCGGCCCAGGGCGAGTGGGTGCGGCTGGACTTCCACCGCTGA
- a CDS encoding M16 family metallopeptidase yields MPLRYALPNGLTVVFEEQHAAKVAAFQVWVKVGSADERPDQAGLAHLHEHMLFKGTARRGPGEIARDVEAHGGEINAWTSFDQTVYHIVIASQFARMGLDILGDAVRSSAFDAEELAREREVVCEEIKRSQDTPSRRASRDLFSTAYAVHPYRHPVIGTEESVRSFTREKVLEFYHRYYAPKNLVLSVVGDLKEAELRQWVEEIFGGDWGRPFEGLKPRAAEPTATGRRLLLRQDEVKEAYLHLGFAIPQASHPDVPALDVLAMLAGQGDSSRLALEVKRKRSLVNDIHASAYTPRDAGLFTASLTLPPENLASALEETARVLAGLRTQPVAGEELATVKALIEAEAVYQRETVQGLARKLGYYQSSMDGLEAEARYYEAVARLTPEDVRAVAERYLRFENAVLTGLLPRGTAFDEAQAQDLLDQVQHEAPTLKAERRAPKVVAGPPMRLGRTSAVSAAKVVEERLPSGARLLIREERAVPLFAVRAVFPGGLRYETAADNGITTLLGRTLTRGTPTHDAEEISHLIDAYAGSLSGQGGRNSVGMRGEFLSKHFEPAFRLFADCLLNPAFPEAEVKRERGLLLQDILTREDKPSSLAFELFNKTLFRTHPYRMPSQGETGSVEKLGPEALSAWHAAHMDPSQLTLSVVGDVKADEVVALARECFGTSKGRAAAAPQVPLEAAPESARQEKRVLARAQAHLVLGFQGARITDPWRHSLEVLSTLLSGQGGRLFIELRDKRSMAYSVSSFSVEGVDPGYFAVYMGTSPEKLDAALAGIRTELERVRDEPVPEAELASAKQHLIGTHEIGLQRNGARAAIIALDACYGLGQENFLHYAERVAAVTAEDVRAVARRVIDFNRSTLAIVGP; encoded by the coding sequence ATGCCCTTGCGCTACGCCCTTCCCAACGGGCTCACCGTCGTCTTCGAGGAGCAGCATGCCGCCAAGGTCGCGGCCTTCCAGGTCTGGGTGAAGGTCGGCAGCGCCGATGAGCGGCCGGACCAGGCGGGCCTCGCCCACCTGCACGAGCACATGCTCTTCAAGGGGACGGCGCGCCGGGGGCCCGGAGAGATTGCCCGGGACGTGGAGGCCCATGGCGGCGAAATCAACGCCTGGACGTCCTTCGACCAGACGGTCTACCACATCGTCATCGCCAGCCAGTTCGCCCGGATGGGGTTGGACATCCTGGGAGATGCGGTGCGGAGCTCCGCGTTCGACGCGGAGGAGCTGGCCCGTGAGCGCGAGGTGGTGTGCGAGGAAATCAAGCGCAGCCAGGACACCCCCTCCCGGCGCGCCTCGCGGGACTTGTTCTCCACCGCCTATGCGGTCCATCCGTACCGGCACCCCGTCATCGGCACCGAGGAGAGCGTGCGCAGCTTCACGCGCGAGAAGGTGCTGGAGTTCTACCACCGCTATTACGCGCCGAAGAACCTGGTGCTCTCGGTGGTGGGAGACCTGAAGGAAGCGGAGCTGCGGCAGTGGGTGGAGGAAATTTTCGGCGGGGATTGGGGCCGGCCCTTCGAGGGGCTGAAACCCCGGGCGGCCGAGCCCACCGCCACCGGCCGCCGCCTGCTGCTGCGCCAGGATGAGGTGAAGGAGGCCTACCTGCACCTGGGCTTCGCCATTCCGCAGGCGAGCCACCCGGACGTGCCCGCCCTGGACGTGCTGGCGATGCTGGCGGGCCAGGGGGACTCGTCCCGGCTGGCGCTGGAGGTCAAACGCAAGCGGAGCCTCGTCAACGACATCCACGCCTCGGCGTACACGCCGCGGGATGCCGGCCTGTTCACCGCGTCGCTCACCCTGCCGCCGGAGAACCTGGCCAGCGCCTTGGAGGAGACGGCGCGGGTGCTGGCCGGGCTGCGCACGCAGCCCGTGGCCGGGGAGGAGCTCGCCACGGTGAAGGCGCTCATCGAGGCGGAGGCCGTCTACCAGCGCGAGACGGTGCAGGGGCTGGCGCGCAAGCTGGGCTACTACCAGTCCAGCATGGATGGGCTGGAGGCGGAGGCGCGCTACTACGAGGCGGTGGCCCGGCTCACCCCGGAGGATGTGCGGGCCGTGGCCGAGCGCTACCTGCGCTTCGAGAACGCGGTGCTCACGGGGCTGTTGCCGCGCGGCACGGCCTTCGATGAGGCCCAGGCGCAGGACCTCCTCGACCAGGTGCAGCACGAAGCGCCCACGTTGAAGGCGGAGCGCCGCGCGCCCAAGGTGGTGGCCGGGCCGCCCATGCGCCTGGGGCGTACCTCGGCGGTGAGCGCGGCGAAGGTGGTGGAGGAGCGGCTGCCCTCGGGAGCGCGCCTGCTCATCCGCGAGGAGCGCGCCGTGCCCCTGTTCGCCGTGCGAGCGGTGTTCCCAGGTGGCCTGCGCTACGAGACGGCAGCGGACAACGGCATCACCACGCTCCTGGGGCGCACCCTCACCCGCGGCACGCCCACCCATGACGCGGAGGAGATTTCCCACCTCATCGACGCGTACGCGGGCTCGCTCTCCGGACAGGGAGGGCGCAATTCGGTGGGCATGCGGGGCGAGTTCCTGTCGAAGCACTTCGAGCCCGCCTTCCGGCTCTTCGCCGACTGCTTGCTGAACCCGGCCTTCCCGGAGGCCGAGGTGAAGCGCGAGCGCGGCCTGCTCTTGCAGGACATCCTCACGCGCGAGGACAAGCCGTCGAGCCTGGCCTTCGAGCTCTTCAACAAGACACTGTTCCGCACACACCCCTACCGCATGCCCTCGCAGGGCGAGACGGGTTCGGTGGAGAAGCTGGGCCCCGAGGCGCTGAGCGCCTGGCACGCGGCGCACATGGATCCGTCCCAGCTCACGCTGAGCGTGGTGGGCGATGTGAAGGCGGACGAGGTGGTGGCGCTGGCGCGGGAGTGCTTCGGCACCTCGAAGGGCCGGGCGGCCGCGGCGCCGCAGGTGCCCCTGGAGGCAGCGCCCGAGTCGGCGCGCCAGGAAAAGCGCGTGCTGGCGCGGGCGCAGGCGCATCTGGTGCTGGGCTTCCAGGGGGCACGCATCACGGATCCGTGGCGGCACTCGCTGGAGGTGCTCTCCACGTTGCTGTCGGGCCAGGGCGGGCGGCTCTTCATCGAGCTGCGCGACAAGCGCTCCATGGCGTACAGCGTCAGCAGCTTCTCGGTGGAGGGCGTGGATCCGGGCTACTTCGCGGTCTACATGGGCACAAGCCCCGAGAAGCTGGACGCGGCCCTGGCGGGCATCCGCACGGAGTTGGAGCGCGTGCGGGATGAGCCCGTGCCCGAGGCGGAGCTGGCGAGCGCCAAGCAGCACCTCATCGGCACGCACGAGATTGGCCTGCAGCGCAACGGGGCCCGGGCGGCGATCATCGCCCTGGATGCCTGCTACGGCCTGGGCCAGGAGAACTTCCTGCACTACGCGGAGCGGGTGGCGGCGGTGACGGCCGAGGATGTCCGTGCTGTCGCGCGCCGGGTCATCGACTTCAACCGGAGCACGCTCGCCATCGTCGGGCCGTGA
- a CDS encoding gliding motility protein, with the protein MASPMEEGDPLADLRESLLEGEVSLAASPSVNPAPPPMTPPPLPPKKAVPVSAPVPASSPASRASGSVPSVAPARAPRPTGTDPFGEPPEPRMTMGAAPEEKLEFFRQVLKQKTETLARARSLYEEKETELFSLRQSVNLLQKDVTTAKKEALDTKGQLGGLKDLPQKLAEAKEALAKQEKRATTAELRVAELEMELQGVEADRKDLSRALADVESDMPTLQDELRLEREARGSLAEELIGAKEALSLAQDRVADLAAEKSEAQGTMEAVQEQYQAALADLERMTGELQAATAEREELALRTGQLEAALAEATGSLSALESESEWSRSSLEEAQGRAQLSEVERDEARAEATALRQQLEAAEAAKAPLQKRVAELERTLAFKDADLVGVRAALSARTAEAGSLIGRAETAEAQLASLKEQKQALEAEVSAATERAQAAEVEVASLKGALEASEAEQVMLRDRMDSEGAALTDAAQAAERQVEELSTALEEIRAEREASAAQVASLQAERDGLSERVATLEAGGAEQGSQVEALNTALEVVRAQSEDSVQRLNQRVKMLEGALEAARGEAAAAAKKASSESQASENTVRTLRKKEEEATRARAELEKKLAQAEAKLQGSKTESTGLELKVAELEQALQTEQSGRGELEQRLAEAEAALQAEQSGRAALEQQLVEAQSVAPAAGPASGELLAERDKLKADLAAMKRKLVQAESALEMAASYKAKVARLEAQLKAAGK; encoded by the coding sequence ATGGCATCACCCATGGAAGAGGGGGATCCCCTCGCGGATCTGCGCGAAAGCCTGCTGGAGGGGGAAGTGTCCCTGGCGGCCTCTCCTTCCGTGAACCCAGCGCCGCCCCCCATGACCCCTCCTCCCCTGCCTCCCAAGAAGGCGGTCCCCGTCTCCGCGCCCGTCCCCGCCTCCTCCCCGGCCAGCCGGGCGTCAGGCAGCGTGCCCTCGGTGGCCCCCGCCAGGGCTCCCCGTCCCACGGGGACGGATCCCTTTGGCGAGCCCCCCGAGCCCCGGATGACCATGGGGGCGGCGCCCGAGGAGAAGCTCGAGTTCTTCCGCCAGGTGCTCAAGCAGAAGACCGAGACGCTGGCGCGCGCGCGCTCCCTCTATGAGGAGAAGGAGACGGAGCTGTTCTCGCTGCGCCAGTCGGTGAACCTCCTCCAGAAGGACGTCACCACCGCCAAGAAGGAGGCCCTGGACACCAAGGGCCAGCTGGGCGGCCTCAAGGACTTGCCGCAGAAGCTCGCCGAGGCGAAGGAGGCCCTGGCCAAGCAGGAGAAGCGCGCCACCACGGCGGAGCTGCGCGTGGCGGAGCTGGAGATGGAGCTCCAGGGGGTGGAGGCGGACCGGAAGGACCTGTCGCGGGCCCTGGCGGACGTCGAGTCGGACATGCCCACCCTCCAGGACGAGCTGCGCCTGGAGCGCGAGGCCCGCGGCTCGCTGGCCGAGGAGCTCATCGGCGCCAAGGAGGCCCTGTCCCTGGCGCAGGACCGGGTGGCGGACCTGGCCGCGGAGAAGTCCGAGGCCCAGGGCACCATGGAGGCCGTGCAGGAGCAGTACCAGGCGGCCCTCGCGGACCTGGAGCGGATGACGGGCGAGCTGCAGGCGGCCACCGCCGAGCGCGAAGAGCTGGCGCTGCGCACCGGGCAACTGGAGGCGGCGCTGGCCGAGGCCACGGGCTCGCTGAGCGCGCTGGAGAGCGAGAGCGAGTGGTCCCGCAGCTCGCTGGAGGAGGCCCAGGGGCGCGCCCAGCTCTCGGAGGTGGAGCGGGACGAGGCCCGGGCGGAGGCCACCGCGCTGCGCCAGCAGCTGGAGGCGGCGGAGGCGGCCAAGGCCCCGCTCCAGAAGCGCGTCGCCGAGCTGGAGCGCACCCTCGCCTTCAAGGACGCGGACCTGGTGGGGGTGCGCGCGGCGCTGTCGGCCCGCACGGCGGAGGCGGGCTCGCTCATTGGCCGGGCGGAGACGGCCGAGGCCCAGCTCGCCTCCCTCAAGGAGCAGAAGCAGGCGCTGGAAGCGGAGGTGAGCGCGGCCACCGAGCGGGCGCAGGCGGCCGAGGTGGAGGTGGCCTCGCTCAAGGGCGCGCTGGAGGCCAGCGAGGCCGAGCAGGTGATGCTGCGCGACCGGATGGACTCGGAAGGCGCGGCGCTGACCGACGCGGCGCAGGCCGCCGAGCGCCAGGTGGAGGAGCTGTCCACCGCGCTGGAGGAGATCCGCGCCGAGCGTGAGGCCTCCGCGGCCCAGGTGGCCTCGCTCCAGGCGGAGCGGGACGGGCTGAGCGAGCGGGTGGCCACGCTGGAGGCGGGCGGGGCCGAGCAGGGCTCGCAGGTGGAGGCGCTCAACACGGCGCTGGAGGTGGTGCGGGCGCAGTCCGAGGACTCGGTGCAGCGGCTGAACCAGCGGGTGAAGATGCTGGAGGGCGCGCTGGAGGCGGCCCGGGGCGAGGCGGCGGCGGCGGCCAAGAAGGCCTCCTCCGAGAGCCAGGCCTCCGAGAACACGGTGCGCACGCTCCGCAAGAAGGAGGAGGAGGCCACGCGGGCCCGCGCGGAGCTGGAGAAGAAGCTGGCCCAGGCGGAGGCGAAGCTCCAGGGCAGCAAGACCGAAAGCACCGGGCTGGAGCTGAAGGTGGCTGAGCTGGAGCAGGCGCTGCAGACGGAGCAGTCCGGGCGCGGGGAGCTGGAGCAGCGGCTCGCCGAGGCCGAGGCGGCGCTCCAGGCCGAGCAGTCCGGCCGTGCGGCGCTGGAGCAGCAGCTCGTCGAGGCGCAGAGCGTCGCCCCGGCGGCGGGCCCGGCCTCCGGGGAGCTGCTGGCCGAGCGCGACAAGCTCAAGGCGGACCTCGCGGCGATGAAGCGCAAGCTGGTGCAGGCGGAGTCCGCGCTGGAGATGGCGGCCAGCTACAAGGCGAAGGTGGCCCGGCTGGAAGCGCAGCTGAAGGCGGCCGGTAAATAG
- the hemW gene encoding radical SAM family heme chaperone HemW — translation MPFSSPIDVYTGMPAARFGLYLHFPYCLAKCPYCDFAVAVARQVPEERYAHAVLAELEARLAATPSLRERPLESIFLGGGTPSLWHPRWVAHVLEGIAARMKVVPGAEVSLEANPEAADAERFAGYQAAGVNRLSLGVQSFQPETLKALGRAHGAAGVEAAFRAARRARFTVVSMDFIYGAHGQTRAQVEADARQAVALEPEHLSTYALTLEREELAEDTPLAKRLARGEVALPPDEEVVGMAATVREVYEAHGLRRYEISNHARPGYSSRHNTLYWTGGEYLALGVGATGMLHAPSPHRYVNLRSTEAYLRAAEQGALPEASREPLSPEDLFAERLSMGLRLRSGVDWEALCQAYGQEASSRRTEVARLVKHGLAELRDQRLVLTDAGADLHSAICAKLL, via the coding sequence ATGCCGTTCTCCTCGCCTATCGACGTGTACACCGGGATGCCGGCGGCCCGCTTCGGGCTGTACCTGCACTTCCCGTATTGCCTGGCGAAGTGCCCGTACTGCGACTTCGCGGTGGCGGTGGCGCGCCAGGTGCCGGAGGAGCGCTACGCGCACGCGGTGCTCGCGGAGCTGGAGGCGCGGCTGGCGGCCACGCCGTCACTGCGCGAGCGGCCCCTGGAGTCGATCTTCCTGGGCGGGGGCACGCCCTCGCTGTGGCACCCGCGGTGGGTGGCGCACGTGCTGGAGGGCATCGCGGCGAGGATGAAGGTGGTGCCCGGCGCGGAGGTGTCCCTGGAGGCCAACCCGGAGGCGGCGGACGCGGAGCGCTTCGCGGGCTACCAGGCGGCGGGGGTGAACCGGCTGTCGCTCGGGGTGCAGTCCTTCCAGCCGGAGACGCTGAAGGCCCTGGGCCGCGCGCACGGCGCGGCCGGGGTGGAGGCGGCCTTCCGGGCGGCGCGGCGGGCGCGGTTCACGGTGGTGTCCATGGACTTCATCTATGGGGCCCACGGCCAGACGCGGGCCCAGGTGGAGGCGGACGCCCGGCAAGCGGTGGCGCTGGAGCCCGAGCACCTGTCCACCTACGCGCTGACGCTGGAGCGCGAGGAGCTGGCGGAGGACACGCCGCTGGCCAAGCGCCTGGCGCGGGGCGAGGTGGCGCTGCCCCCGGACGAGGAGGTGGTGGGCATGGCCGCCACGGTGCGCGAGGTGTACGAGGCGCACGGCCTGCGCCGCTATGAAATCTCCAACCATGCGCGGCCGGGGTACAGCTCCCGGCACAACACCCTGTACTGGACGGGGGGCGAGTACCTGGCGCTCGGGGTGGGGGCCACCGGCATGCTGCATGCGCCCTCGCCGCACCGGTACGTGAACCTCCGGAGCACGGAGGCCTACCTGCGCGCGGCGGAGCAGGGCGCGCTGCCGGAGGCGAGCCGCGAGCCCCTGTCCCCCGAGGACCTCTTCGCGGAGCGGTTGTCCATGGGCCTGCGGTTGCGCTCGGGTGTGGACTGGGAGGCCCTGTGCCAGGCCTATGGCCAGGAGGCGTCCTCCCGGCGCACCGAGGTGGCGCGGCTGGTGAAGCATGGGCTGGCCGAACTCCGGGACCAGCGGCTGGTGCTCACGGACGCGGGCGCGGACCTGCACAGCGCCATCTGCGCGAAGCTCCTCTGA
- a CDS encoding acetyl-CoA hydrolase/transferase C-terminal domain-containing protein — translation MTSTLQERIENPFLRSKVVPVEEAVKHIADGHTIAISGFTKSGEPKTVLPALAYHFAQTAPDSRITLLSGASLSEDVEGPLAPYIRKRGPYMSSAASRKRIHTGEMDFTDVHLSAFARNLMYGFYGEIDVAVVEVSRIRPDGSIILTSSVGVSVEALARAKKIILEVNTAVPNYTGFHDIVLPTVHPKVGWPLPLVNVRDRIGTPYVEFDIQKVVAVVESRTPDHPVPFKAADATDKRIAQNVIAFLLQCKEQFDWGKRLPPIQSGVGNVANAIIGELYDSPFQKIRFWTEVFQDGMLRYIEDDAKFECASSTAVSFSAEGRQRFQHLFDRCRDRLVLRPMWLSNSPEIISRLFVIAMNTPIEVDMYGHVNSTHIDGSRIVNGLGGSGDFFRNAYLSIVHTPSTRRLRDGRTVSCVMPYVRHIDHTEHDIKCVVTEQGYALNMDIRSPKRRAIDIIDRCAHPHFRPLLHAYLKMAGPGDEPRATDMKSLESWWADYEAACRNFPAPAAPAAYSGE, via the coding sequence GTGACGAGCACGCTCCAGGAGCGCATCGAGAATCCCTTTCTCCGCTCGAAGGTGGTTCCGGTGGAAGAGGCGGTGAAGCACATCGCCGATGGCCACACCATCGCCATCAGCGGCTTCACCAAGTCGGGTGAGCCCAAGACGGTGCTGCCCGCCCTGGCCTACCACTTCGCCCAGACGGCTCCGGACTCGCGCATCACCCTGCTGTCGGGCGCGTCCCTGTCGGAGGACGTGGAAGGGCCGCTCGCCCCGTACATCCGCAAGCGCGGGCCGTACATGTCCTCCGCCGCCTCGCGCAAGCGCATCCACACCGGCGAGATGGACTTCACCGACGTGCACCTGTCTGCCTTCGCGCGCAACCTCATGTATGGCTTCTATGGGGAAATCGACGTGGCGGTGGTGGAGGTGTCACGCATCCGGCCGGATGGCAGCATCATCCTCACCTCCTCGGTGGGCGTGAGCGTGGAGGCGCTCGCGCGCGCCAAGAAGATCATCCTGGAGGTCAACACCGCGGTGCCCAACTACACGGGCTTCCACGACATCGTCCTGCCCACGGTGCACCCGAAGGTGGGCTGGCCGCTGCCGCTGGTGAACGTGAGGGACCGCATCGGCACGCCCTACGTGGAGTTCGACATCCAGAAGGTGGTGGCGGTGGTGGAGTCCCGCACGCCGGACCACCCGGTGCCCTTCAAGGCCGCGGACGCCACGGACAAGCGCATCGCGCAGAACGTCATCGCCTTCCTGCTCCAGTGCAAGGAGCAGTTCGACTGGGGCAAGCGCCTGCCGCCCATTCAATCCGGCGTGGGCAACGTGGCCAACGCCATCATCGGCGAGCTGTATGACTCGCCCTTCCAGAAGATCCGCTTCTGGACCGAGGTGTTCCAGGACGGAATGCTGCGCTACATCGAGGACGACGCGAAGTTCGAGTGTGCCTCGTCCACCGCCGTGTCCTTCTCGGCCGAGGGGCGCCAGCGCTTCCAGCACCTGTTCGACCGGTGCCGGGACCGGCTGGTGCTCCGGCCCATGTGGCTGTCCAACAGCCCCGAGATCATCTCCCGCCTGTTCGTCATCGCGATGAACACGCCCATCGAGGTGGACATGTATGGGCACGTCAACTCCACCCACATCGATGGCTCGCGCATCGTCAACGGCCTGGGCGGCTCGGGGGACTTCTTCCGCAATGCCTACCTGAGCATCGTCCACACGCCCTCCACCCGCAGGCTGCGGGATGGGCGGACGGTGAGCTGTGTCATGCCGTACGTGCGGCACATCGACCACACGGAGCATGACATCAAGTGCGTCGTCACCGAGCAGGGCTACGCGCTCAACATGGACATCCGCTCGCCGAAGCGGCGGGCCATCGACATCATCGACCGCTGCGCGCACCCGCACTTCCGGCCGCTCCTGCACGCGTACCTGAAGATGGCGGGCCCCGGGGATGAGCCCCGGGCCACGGACATGAAGTCCCTGGAGAGCTGGTGGGCGGACTACGAGGCGGCCTGCCGCAACTTCCCCGCCCCGGCCGCCCCGGCGGCCTACTCCGGCGAGTAG
- a CDS encoding family 16 glycosylhydrolase — MALNFKKAMGSRWVMMMGVGGLLMGAPACTPEADVAPAPTAEAQQGIKAPIGQTIWLKSCLTGKYVSADGNLGANAPLVADRAATAGWEHFQVIDAGSGTIALRVSETGKYVSADTNLGGRLVADRTSVGDWERFTWVEFADGNIGLLAKSTGKYVAADTNRGANAPLFADRTSTGCWEAFSIGVVGGGGGTGSWKQIWNDEFDGTSVNTANWSYITDIHVNNEQQQYTTSGNNVQVSNGTLKLIARRENNNGYPFTSGRLETAGKRQFTHGAVEARLKMPVGPGLWPAFWMLGNDIGSVGWPNCGELDIMENVGYGDWVSMALHGPGYSGNTPINGRYTFPSGQSVAGWHNYRVEYSPTDIKWFVDGNLYRTVTKAEVTRYGAWQYDKPQYIILNLAVGGGYPAGVNGATTPFYGVPQSTADLISRTPQVFEIDWVRVYQWQ; from the coding sequence ATGGCTTTGAACTTCAAGAAGGCGATGGGAAGCCGTTGGGTGATGATGATGGGCGTCGGGGGGCTGCTGATGGGCGCCCCTGCTTGCACGCCCGAGGCGGACGTTGCTCCCGCCCCCACGGCGGAGGCGCAGCAAGGCATCAAGGCCCCCATCGGGCAGACGATTTGGCTCAAGTCCTGTCTCACCGGGAAGTACGTCTCGGCGGATGGCAACCTCGGCGCCAACGCGCCCCTGGTCGCCGACCGCGCGGCCACGGCCGGCTGGGAGCACTTCCAGGTCATCGACGCGGGCAGCGGCACCATCGCGCTGCGCGTCAGCGAGACGGGCAAGTACGTCTCGGCCGACACGAACCTGGGCGGCCGGCTCGTCGCGGACCGCACCAGCGTCGGTGACTGGGAGCGCTTCACGTGGGTGGAGTTCGCCGACGGCAACATCGGCCTGCTGGCCAAGAGCACGGGCAAGTACGTGGCGGCCGACACGAACCGCGGCGCCAACGCGCCCCTGTTCGCCGACCGCACCAGCACGGGCTGCTGGGAGGCGTTCTCCATCGGCGTGGTGGGCGGCGGGGGCGGCACGGGCAGCTGGAAGCAGATCTGGAACGATGAGTTCGACGGCACCAGCGTGAACACCGCCAACTGGAGCTACATCACCGACATCCACGTCAACAACGAGCAGCAGCAGTACACCACCTCCGGCAACAACGTGCAGGTGAGCAACGGCACGCTGAAGCTCATCGCCCGCCGCGAGAACAACAACGGCTACCCCTTCACCTCCGGCCGCCTGGAGACCGCGGGCAAGCGTCAGTTCACCCATGGCGCCGTCGAGGCGCGGCTGAAGATGCCGGTGGGCCCGGGCCTGTGGCCGGCCTTCTGGATGCTGGGCAACGACATCGGCTCGGTGGGCTGGCCCAACTGCGGCGAGCTCGACATCATGGAGAACGTCGGCTACGGCGACTGGGTCTCCATGGCGCTGCACGGCCCGGGCTACTCGGGCAACACCCCCATCAACGGGCGCTACACCTTCCCGTCGGGGCAGTCGGTCGCTGGCTGGCACAACTACCGCGTCGAGTACTCGCCCACGGACATCAAGTGGTTCGTGGACGGCAACCTCTACCGCACGGTGACGAAGGCGGAGGTCACCCGCTACGGCGCGTGGCAGTACGACAAGCCCCAGTACATCATCCTGAACCTGGCGGTGGGCGGCGGCTACCCGGCCGGCGTCAACGGGGCGACCACGCCGTTCTACGGCGTGCCGCAGTCCACGGCGGACCTCATCTCCCGCACGCCGCAGGTGTTCGAGATCGACTGGGTGCGCGTCTACCAGTGGCAGTAG